From the Bdellovibrio reynosensis genome, one window contains:
- a CDS encoding alpha/beta fold hydrolase: MQQHHPKNWLLLRGLARGVGHWGTFAEKIQERFPQDRFEFIDLPGNGTRNEEVSPTTIGDYVKDLRSRSEFVKKNEKFNVLAVSLGAMVTVEWMREFPHEINKAFLVCTSSSGFSPFYHRFQPINVVKSLRLLSSNQALIWENTILNMIVNSADRREAEMLGMVAYSDRYPVKMQNILRQLAAASQFRFPKEAPGDVRLIGSHGDRLVSPHCTLRIAHAWELKPHMHPWAGHDIPIDDPQWLLEQLL; this comes from the coding sequence ATGCAACAACACCATCCTAAAAACTGGCTTTTACTTCGTGGCCTTGCTCGCGGTGTGGGACACTGGGGGACGTTTGCAGAAAAAATCCAAGAGCGTTTTCCCCAAGACCGCTTTGAATTTATTGATTTGCCAGGAAACGGAACCCGCAATGAAGAGGTGAGTCCAACGACGATAGGTGACTACGTCAAAGACCTTCGCTCCCGTTCTGAGTTTGTTAAAAAAAATGAAAAATTCAATGTCCTCGCGGTTTCTTTAGGGGCCATGGTCACTGTCGAGTGGATGCGGGAATTTCCCCACGAAATTAACAAGGCGTTTTTGGTGTGCACCAGCTCTTCGGGATTTTCACCCTTCTATCATCGCTTTCAACCGATAAACGTGGTGAAGTCGCTGCGCCTATTAAGTTCAAACCAAGCTTTGATCTGGGAAAATACGATTTTAAACATGATCGTCAACAGTGCCGATCGCCGCGAAGCTGAAATGTTGGGAATGGTGGCCTATTCCGATCGATATCCAGTGAAGATGCAAAACATTTTAAGGCAGTTGGCGGCAGCATCGCAGTTTCGTTTTCCCAAAGAAGCTCCGGGTGATGTTCGTTTGATTGGAAGTCATGGTGATCGATTGGTGTCCCCGCATTGCACTTTGCGAATTGCCCATGCCTGGGAACTGAAGCCCCACATGCATCCTTGGGCTGGCCACGATATCCCTATTGATGACCCCCAATGGCTGCTTGAACAATTACTCTAA
- a CDS encoding transposase, whose translation MRVKTYLAAGLFCLAVTTKAKAQTPSLQKLALGVSVLEEPMAPSSKAQVYGQVRMEGMQYLTPIAEASQLTYSQLLSARLSAVKETSWMDFASDISGGTFFTKGQSHFVVHELYAGSHGNSDFKTFVGRKKKSWSEIDQRWQLGLWQPTFSIDALRPEEQGLTGLFLDYNTQKLEVLGFVTPMFIPNMGPDIREEGGGLVADSRWYRAPSRDYDFNNRINTISYDLDIPETAKLVANPGGAFMVRVGDKDKGPWLNVSAGYLPVNELILKRQNFKDVSEDEVDVTVSPVVTYHSISSVDFGYSYNSVSGTISYLQDEPLEKLPDPDWSIQKIKALQAYSASLDFSLANIFSKTLSFQIEYLKVVGGGIVDILSTGQPDDFTLFDKRLKFTNALSFGVEGQLASFFRRPFVTRFKYLYDYDQRGSLLNTEFLYYPSQKWAVVMGGDILGVQDETFSPSSFLNQYRANDRVYGGMTYVF comes from the coding sequence GTGAGGGTTAAAACCTATCTTGCGGCAGGGCTTTTTTGTCTTGCAGTAACCACAAAAGCAAAGGCCCAAACCCCAAGCTTACAAAAGCTTGCATTGGGCGTCAGTGTACTTGAAGAGCCGATGGCACCGTCATCAAAGGCCCAAGTGTATGGACAGGTCCGTATGGAGGGGATGCAATATCTGACTCCCATCGCGGAAGCATCCCAATTAACCTACAGCCAATTACTTTCAGCGCGGCTTTCTGCAGTTAAAGAAACTTCGTGGATGGATTTTGCTAGTGATATTTCTGGCGGAACCTTTTTTACTAAAGGGCAGTCCCATTTCGTCGTTCATGAACTGTATGCTGGGTCCCACGGCAATTCTGATTTTAAAACTTTCGTAGGTCGCAAAAAGAAATCCTGGAGTGAAATTGATCAACGCTGGCAATTAGGTCTTTGGCAGCCGACGTTTTCTATCGACGCCCTTCGCCCTGAAGAACAAGGTTTAACGGGCCTGTTTCTAGATTATAATACGCAAAAACTTGAAGTCCTTGGATTTGTGACACCCATGTTTATTCCGAACATGGGGCCTGATATCCGCGAGGAAGGCGGGGGCTTGGTGGCAGACAGCCGCTGGTACCGTGCCCCCTCTAGGGATTATGATTTCAACAACCGCATCAATACCATCAGCTATGACTTGGACATCCCAGAAACAGCAAAGCTCGTGGCCAATCCAGGCGGGGCCTTCATGGTCCGCGTCGGAGATAAAGACAAGGGTCCTTGGTTGAATGTCAGTGCGGGATATTTACCGGTGAACGAGCTGATTTTAAAACGTCAAAATTTCAAAGACGTTTCTGAAGACGAAGTGGACGTGACCGTATCACCCGTCGTGACCTACCATTCAATCTCCTCTGTGGACTTTGGTTATTCGTACAACTCTGTCAGCGGCACGATCTCTTACTTGCAAGATGAGCCTTTAGAAAAGCTTCCGGATCCAGATTGGTCCATCCAAAAAATCAAAGCCCTGCAAGCGTATTCAGCGTCTTTGGATTTTTCTTTAGCAAATATTTTTAGCAAAACGTTGTCTTTCCAAATTGAGTATTTAAAAGTCGTGGGCGGTGGCATCGTTGATATACTTTCAACAGGTCAACCTGATGACTTTACGCTTTTTGATAAGCGGCTTAAATTTACCAACGCTTTATCTTTCGGCGTTGAAGGGCAGCTTGCTAGTTTCTTCCGACGTCCGTTCGTGACGCGCTTTAAGTATCTTTACGATTATGATCAGCGTGGTTCTTTGTTGAATACAGAGTTTTTGTATTATCCATCGCAAAAATGGGCCGTGGTTATGGGGGGCGACATCCTGGGGGTTCAAGATGAAACCTTCAGTCCCTCTAGTTTCTTAAATCAATATCGCGCCAATGATCGCGTCTATGGAGGGATGACTTATGTTTTCTAA
- the dcd gene encoding dCTP deaminase: protein MILTDQQILSYMEEGSIKVEPFRRQCLGTNSYDVHLGKTLAVYEDKVLDARKHNQIRTFEIPEEGFVLMPDTLYLGVTLEYTETLKHVPFLEGKSSVGRLGIDIHATAGKGDVGFCNYWTLEISVKQPVRVYTGMPIGQLIYFEVKGDILTAYNVKPSAKYNDKKPIPVESMMWKNSF, encoded by the coding sequence ATGATTCTTACGGATCAGCAGATTCTTTCGTACATGGAAGAAGGCTCAATTAAAGTAGAGCCCTTCCGCAGACAATGCTTAGGCACGAACTCATACGATGTTCACTTGGGCAAGACTTTGGCTGTGTACGAAGATAAGGTGCTGGACGCTAGGAAGCATAACCAAATTCGCACTTTTGAGATTCCTGAAGAGGGTTTTGTGCTTATGCCAGACACCCTCTATTTGGGCGTTACTTTAGAGTACACAGAAACTCTGAAACATGTCCCATTTTTAGAAGGAAAATCAAGTGTAGGCCGCCTCGGAATCGATATCCATGCCACCGCTGGTAAAGGCGACGTCGGCTTCTGCAATTATTGGACTCTGGAGATTTCAGTTAAACAGCCTGTTCGCGTTTATACTGGAATGCCAATTGGTCAGTTGATATACTTTGAAGTAAAGGGCGACATTTTGACGGCTTATAACGTCAAACCGTCGGCAAAGTATAACGACAAAAAACCAATTCCAGTAGAGTCAATGATGTGGAAAAACTCATTCTAA
- the rpmG gene encoding 50S ribosomal protein L33 — MAKKSGRIIITLECTEARAEGKPVSRYTTTKNKTKTPSRLEKKKYNPNLKRHTVHRETK, encoded by the coding sequence ATGGCAAAAAAGTCAGGAAGAATCATCATCACTTTGGAATGCACTGAAGCACGTGCTGAAGGCAAACCTGTTTCTCGTTACACTACAACGAAAAACAAAACTAAGACTCCAAGCCGTCTTGAGAAAAAGAAATACAATCCAAATCTTAAGCGCCACACAGTTCACAGAGAAACTAAGTAA
- a CDS encoding ChaN family lipoprotein yields MNSLSLFSISVLLSACAHAQSIGIFQGSTHQPVTLNQTMAEVQPGSIVVIGENHGFKEHQDQQLQIMQALRAKGLKVSVGLEFFTYTSQDLVDSYQQGVLAEEEFLKAIQWGSPSFDLYRDQALYPDLTEGSKTLALNAPRKLTSKVAKHGLQNLTAEEQALLPPKFSLGRESYKQRFLSMMPHLPSPEAGERYFAAQSIWDDTMAWRAVDYMMNHPDQVLVIVVGEFHVQFDGGLPDRIKARSAHIPVLSFSQINTLGLSSDEIAQEIAASPTEGPRAHYLWLAPAQGPVK; encoded by the coding sequence ATGAACTCACTGAGCCTTTTTTCGATCTCCGTGCTTTTGTCTGCCTGCGCCCATGCCCAATCCATTGGCATTTTCCAGGGATCCACCCATCAACCGGTGACTTTGAATCAAACAATGGCGGAGGTCCAACCAGGTTCCATCGTAGTAATCGGAGAAAACCACGGATTCAAAGAACATCAAGATCAGCAGCTTCAGATCATGCAAGCTTTGCGCGCAAAAGGCTTGAAGGTTTCTGTGGGACTGGAATTTTTTACATACACTTCCCAAGATCTCGTGGACTCTTATCAGCAAGGTGTTTTGGCTGAAGAGGAATTTTTAAAAGCTATTCAGTGGGGCAGTCCTTCCTTTGACCTTTATCGCGATCAGGCTTTGTACCCTGATTTAACAGAAGGTTCGAAAACCCTTGCCCTGAATGCGCCACGAAAACTGACTAGCAAAGTTGCAAAACATGGATTGCAAAATCTGACGGCCGAAGAGCAAGCATTGTTACCCCCGAAGTTTAGCTTGGGCCGAGAAAGTTATAAGCAACGTTTTTTAAGCATGATGCCGCACCTGCCGTCACCTGAAGCGGGGGAAAGGTACTTCGCTGCTCAGTCCATCTGGGACGATACCATGGCTTGGAGGGCGGTAGACTATATGATGAATCACCCTGACCAGGTATTAGTGATCGTGGTGGGAGAGTTCCATGTCCAGTTTGACGGAGGCTTGCCGGATCGAATTAAAGCTCGTTCTGCGCATATCCCGGTGTTGAGCTTTTCGCAAATCAACACCTTGGGATTGAGTTCCGATGAGATTGCACAAGAGATCGCAGCGTCGCCAACAGAAGGTCCTAGGGCCCATTACCTGTGGTTAGCGCCAGCACAAGGTCCAGTGAAATAA
- a CDS encoding response regulator, with the protein MFPAETRILVIDDMPSIRDLVKNTLKGMGFKNILEAGDGEEGLKILLQNNSAGNNIQLVISDWNMPKMKGLELLKQVRATAEWSNLPFVLLTSESERDQVTEAVLAGVSQYIVKPFSAKIFEDKLKAAYQKHNKA; encoded by the coding sequence ATGTTTCCCGCTGAAACACGCATACTAGTTATCGACGATATGCCTTCTATACGTGATCTAGTTAAAAACACATTAAAGGGCATGGGCTTCAAAAATATTTTGGAAGCTGGAGACGGGGAAGAAGGATTAAAAATTCTTCTGCAAAACAATTCTGCCGGGAACAATATCCAATTGGTTATTTCTGACTGGAACATGCCGAAAATGAAGGGGCTTGAGCTTTTAAAGCAAGTTCGCGCGACCGCAGAGTGGTCGAATCTTCCCTTTGTTCTTTTAACTTCTGAATCAGAGCGTGATCAGGTGACAGAGGCCGTTTTAGCCGGAGTTTCTCAGTATATCGTGAAGCCTTTTTCTGCGAAAATTTTTGAAGATAAGCTAAAAGCGGCTTATCAAAAACACAACAAAGCCTAA